From Peptococcaceae bacterium, the proteins below share one genomic window:
- a CDS encoding AAA family ATPase, protein MNRQWELKPEQLRNSCDTSVFPFKTTKDIEPFDGIAGQERAAEALEFGLKIRKYGYNIFITGATGTGRNKYSQSLVKQFAAQEPKPPDWCYLYNFEKPDHPRVVSLPAGMGREFREDMRKLIKQVMNIIPQALASERYNKEKSKFLQELQEKQNQVLASLNETARQLGFALKNTEKGIVTVPLNSEGRPMGEDEFEKLSDDDTRRIDEKSKELNMIILDTFKKLKDLEKGSQEELDRLEKRVVLSAIEDTFEKHKEKYAQYDKIGQYIEDVLKDIMKNLRLFKDKEEKAGLELLLFKDEKVRDFTHRYQVNLLIDNGKTEGAPVVVETNPTYYNLVGKVEYETQLGILTTDFMKIKPGSLHRANGGYLILQCRDLFTNIYSWNALKRALKTEKIIMENIGEQMGVIPTSTLKPEPIPLKVKVIVIGSEWEYRLLYQYDEDYRKLFKIKADFDVEMERTAGNVDKLARIICYHCKRENLRPFSSSALARIVEYSSRMADNQEKLSVRFNDLVEILYEADTWAELEKAATVTEEHVKKAIRKKIYRANKIEQKLRELIEKGVILIDTGEKTVGQVNGLAVYDLGEYSFGKPSRITVNTYVGKRGIINIEREVKLSGPIHDKGVLILSGYLGEKFGARFPLSFSASICFEQSYEGVEGDSASSAELYGLLSSLSGVPVKQGIAVTGSVNQKGAIQPIGGVNQKIEGFFQVCKIKGLTGEQGVIIPHQNIKNLMLDDEVIEAVKEGKFHVYAVKTIEEGIEILTGISWEEVFAKAQQRLLEIHECAREEKTEGSVISEAK, encoded by the coding sequence ATGAACAGGCAGTGGGAATTGAAACCTGAACAGTTGCGGAATTCCTGTGATACCAGTGTATTTCCGTTTAAAACAACCAAAGACATTGAACCCTTTGATGGCATCGCCGGCCAGGAAAGAGCTGCAGAAGCCCTGGAATTCGGGTTGAAAATCAGAAAATACGGGTACAACATTTTTATTACCGGGGCGACGGGAACGGGACGCAACAAATACAGCCAGTCCCTGGTAAAACAATTTGCGGCCCAGGAGCCCAAGCCGCCAGACTGGTGCTATCTCTATAATTTTGAAAAACCGGACCATCCCCGTGTGGTGAGCCTTCCCGCCGGCATGGGAAGGGAATTCAGAGAAGATATGAGAAAATTGATCAAACAGGTCATGAACATAATTCCCCAGGCACTTGCTTCCGAACGGTATAACAAGGAAAAAAGCAAGTTTCTGCAAGAACTGCAGGAAAAGCAAAACCAGGTCCTGGCTTCCTTGAATGAAACAGCCAGGCAGCTAGGTTTTGCCCTGAAAAACACGGAAAAAGGTATAGTCACAGTGCCCCTTAACAGCGAGGGCAGGCCGATGGGGGAAGATGAGTTCGAAAAATTAAGCGACGACGATACCAGGAGAATCGATGAAAAATCCAAAGAACTCAACATGATCATCCTTGATACCTTCAAAAAATTAAAGGACCTGGAAAAGGGTTCACAAGAAGAATTGGACCGGCTGGAAAAGCGGGTCGTTTTGAGCGCCATTGAGGATACATTCGAAAAACATAAGGAAAAGTACGCGCAATATGATAAAATCGGTCAATATATCGAAGATGTCCTCAAAGATATTATGAAGAACTTAAGGCTTTTCAAGGACAAGGAAGAAAAGGCCGGACTGGAGCTCCTGCTGTTTAAGGATGAAAAGGTGAGGGATTTTACTCACAGGTACCAGGTGAACCTGCTTATCGATAACGGCAAGACCGAAGGCGCACCGGTCGTGGTGGAGACCAATCCCACATACTACAACCTCGTGGGGAAGGTTGAATATGAAACCCAGCTGGGAATTCTCACCACCGATTTTATGAAAATAAAACCCGGCTCCTTGCACCGGGCCAATGGGGGGTACCTGATCCTGCAGTGCCGGGACCTTTTTACGAATATTTATTCCTGGAACGCCTTGAAGCGCGCCCTGAAGACGGAAAAAATAATCATGGAGAACATAGGCGAGCAGATGGGGGTAATACCGACTTCCACCTTAAAGCCGGAACCCATCCCGCTTAAGGTTAAAGTGATTGTGATTGGCAGCGAGTGGGAGTACCGCCTGCTGTACCAGTACGATGAGGATTACCGCAAGCTGTTTAAGATCAAAGCCGATTTTGATGTGGAGATGGAGAGAACCGCCGGGAATGTTGATAAACTGGCCAGGATAATCTGCTATCACTGTAAAAGGGAGAACCTTCGCCCCTTCAGCAGTTCCGCCCTGGCCAGGATTGTGGAGTACAGTTCCCGCATGGCTGACAACCAGGAAAAGCTCTCTGTTCGATTCAACGACCTGGTGGAAATATTATACGAGGCCGATACGTGGGCGGAGCTGGAAAAAGCGGCAACGGTGACCGAAGAACATGTAAAAAAGGCGATCAGAAAAAAGATATACCGGGCCAACAAAATTGAGCAGAAGCTGCGGGAGCTTATCGAAAAAGGGGTCATTCTCATTGACACCGGCGAAAAAACGGTCGGGCAGGTCAACGGGTTGGCCGTTTACGACCTTGGCGAGTACTCCTTTGGCAAGCCCTCGCGCATTACGGTAAACACATACGTAGGCAAAAGGGGCATCATCAACATTGAGCGGGAAGTTAAGCTGAGCGGTCCGATTCATGACAAAGGCGTGCTGATCCTGAGCGGCTACCTGGGAGAAAAATTCGGGGCCAGGTTTCCTCTTTCTTTTTCGGCCAGTATTTGTTTTGAACAGTCTTACGAAGGGGTGGAAGGGGACAGCGCTTCCAGCGCCGAACTTTACGGCCTGCTTTCCAGTCTTTCCGGCGTGCCGGTGAAGCAGGGGATCGCCGTTACCGGTTCCGTCAACCAGAAAGGGGCAATCCAGCCAATCGGCGGAGTCAACCAGAAAATCGAGGGGTTCTTCCAGGTCTGCAAGATCAAGGGTCTCACAGGAGAGCAGGGGGTGATTATCCCGCACCAGAACATTAAGAACCTGATGCTTGACGACGAGGTGATCGAGGCTGTAAAAGAAGGCAAATTCCATGTTTATGCCGTAAAAACGATCGAAGAGGGCATAGAGATTCTCACCGGGATAAGCTGGGAGGAGGTTTTTGCTAAAGCGCAGCAAAGGCTGCTGGAAATTCACGAGTGCGCCAGGGAGGAAAAAACAGAAGGAAGCGTGATTTCCGAAGCAAAATAA